Genomic segment of Candidatus Krumholzibacteriia bacterium:
CCCACCCCGTAGCCCAGGGGCGAGAAGATCATGGTGAACAGTCCGAGAACGATGAGGAAGTTGCCGGCGTAGAGAGGGTTGCGCGTGAGGGCGAACATTCCCTCCTGGACCAGATCTTCTGCATGGAGCCGCCGGTTTTTTCCGCCGCGCACGATGTAGACATAGCCGATGGCGCCCGCGCGCAAGAGTTGACCCGAGAGGGCGACGGCGAAGCCGGCGAGGTCGAGGGCGGCGTCGGCAAGGCTGCTACCGAAAGCCGGGCGCGGCCGGGAAAGCAGCCAGAGCGGGACGAAGACGAGGGGGAACATCCCATTGCGCCAGCGGAAGAAGAAATTCCCCAAGGCCACGAGTCGGCGTCGCCCGGAGAGACTCGTCGCAGCCAACGGAGCCTCCGCCGGAGCGACGAGGTTCATTGCATCGCCAGGATCGCGCAAAAGTTGTACCACTTGAAGAAAATGTCCACCTGGCTGAAACCGGACTTGCGCAAGAGCTCCTTGTTCTCCTCCAAGCGGTAGGGAACGAGCACGTTCTCCAAGGCTTCGCGCTTCTGGGCGATCTCGAGGTCGGTGTAACCGTTCCGTTTCTTCAGCTCGTAGTAGTGATCGATGAACAGCCGGTTGAAGGTGGAGCTCTCGCCGAGGACCTTCTCGACCAGGATCAGGCAGCCGTTCGGAGCCAGGCCCTCGCGGATCGAGCGGATCAGGCGTTCGCGGTACAAAGGGCGGACGAACTGCAGGGTGAGCACGAGGAGCACCACGGAGGCATTCTCGATCGGCACGCCGAGCCCGAGGTCTCGGCACTGCAGCTCGAAGGGATGGCGGAAGCCGTGCCGCCGCAGCTTGGTCTGCGCCTGCTCGAGCATGTCCGAGGAGGAATCGACGCCCACGAAGCGGACCTCCACCTCCGGCGGCAGGATGCGGTCCAGGTGCAAGAAGCTCGTGCAGGTGGAGCAGCCGAGATCGTAGACGTTGGTGCCCGGGGCGGCGAAGTCGGCGGCCAGCTCCGCCACCATGCGTTGGATCTCCTGGTAGAACGGCACCGATCGGTCCAGCATGTCGTCGAAGACCGCGGCGGTCTCCCGGCCGAAGTCGAAGTCCTGCGCCCGGCGTTGCACCGCGAAGATCCCGTCCCGCGAACTCTCCGTCATGGCTTGCCTCGGGGTTGCTGCGGTGCGGCGGTGCCGGCCCATCCCAGCGCCGTGACTAGCGCCGCGAACTCGTTCAGATTCAGCTGCTGGAACCCATCGGAGAGCGCCTGCTCCGGGCGGTGGTGGACCTCCAACATCAGACCGTCGGCCCCAA
This window contains:
- a CDS encoding isoprenylcysteine carboxylmethyltransferase family protein, whose translation is MAATSLSGRRRLVALGNFFFRWRNGMFPLVFVPLWLLSRPRPAFGSSLADAALDLAGFAVALSGQLLRAGAIGYVYIVRGGKNRRLHAEDLVQEGMFALTRNPLYAGNFLIVLGLFTMIFSPLGYGVGVPFFALAYLAIVAAEEAYLLHKFGGVYADYCRRVPRFFPSLGALRKALAGHRFDWRRLARKEYGTTFTWVALALGIVARERLAAGGWKGARPGLEWVLAGFAALAGAYGTLRFLKKTQRL
- the cmoA gene encoding carboxy-S-adenosyl-L-methionine synthase CmoA; translated protein: MTESSRDGIFAVQRRAQDFDFGRETAAVFDDMLDRSVPFYQEIQRMVAELAADFAAPGTNVYDLGCSTCTSFLHLDRILPPEVEVRFVGVDSSSDMLEQAQTKLRRHGFRHPFELQCRDLGLGVPIENASVVLLVLTLQFVRPLYRERLIRSIREGLAPNGCLILVEKVLGESSTFNRLFIDHYYELKKRNGYTDLEIAQKREALENVLVPYRLEENKELLRKSGFSQVDIFFKWYNFCAILAMQ